In Aegilops tauschii subsp. strangulata cultivar AL8/78 chromosome 3, Aet v6.0, whole genome shotgun sequence, one genomic interval encodes:
- the LOC109770217 gene encoding uncharacterized protein, with protein sequence MANLLHLPDLAAARPPAPGVARRRGARVVAAAAGGRVKQEEAGAGTGRGRVIRVTDPVRDGRLPVPAPPPLFSVPMTPASESPAATTRRDDDEEERRRYYLNLGYAIRTLREEIPDVFYKEPSFDIYRDDIVFRNPFNKFEGIDNYRSLFWGLRFTGHIFFKALWVDIVSIWQPAENLIMIRWIAHGIPRVPWDGHARFDGASVYKLDRNGKIYEHKVHNIATTPPTKYKVLSVQELVRSLSCPSTPKPTYFEASSQSLSTASLYSRLAWIRRLANLRGG encoded by the exons ATGGCCAACCTCCTGCACCTCCCGGACCTCGCGGCGGCCAGACCGCCCGCGCCCGGCGTCGCGCGGAGGAGGGGGGCGAGGgtcgtggcggcggcggccgggggCCGCGTGAAGCAGGAGGAGGCCGGGGCGGGGACGGGGAGGGGGCGGGTGATCAGGGTCACGGACCCCGTGCGGGACGGGAGGCTGCCGgtgccggccccgccgccgctcTTCTCCGTGCCGATGACGCCGGCCtcggagtcgccggcggcgaccacGCGCCGGGATGACGACGAGGAGGAACGGCGCAGGTACTACCTTAACCTGGGCTACGCCATCCGCACGCTCAGGGAGGAGATACCCGACGTCTTCTACAAGGAGCCCAGCTTCGATATCTACAG AGATGATATCGTCTTCAGAAACCCTTTCAATAAATTCGAGGGCATTGACAATTACAGAAGTCTATTCTGGGGATTGCGCTTTACTGGACATATCTTCTTTAAAGCATTATGGGTTGATATAGTTAGTATATGGCAGCCTGCCGAGAATCTTATTATGATTCGCTGGATTGCCCACGGCATTCCTAGAGTCCCATGGGATGGCCATGCCCGCTTTGATGGTGCCTCCGTTTACAAACTCGACAGGAATGGGAAGATCTATGAGCATAAGGTACATAACATTGCTACGACCCCACCGACAAAGTACAAGGTCCTGTCTGTACAAGAGCTAGTCAGATCACTTAGCTGTCCGTCCACTCCAAAACCAACGTATTTCGAGGCTTCATCTCAATCTTTGAGCACGGCGTCGCTTTATTCGAGGTTGGCATGGATCAGACGCCTAGCAAATCTCAGAGGAGGATAG